Genomic window (Arctopsyche grandis isolate Sample6627 chromosome 5, ASM5162203v2, whole genome shotgun sequence):
GGgtagtttagcgagttttttgtatattattgctttgtcgaattctttgatttcaatgagagttaagttaggttgggtaagctttggtgaggtaagcgagttttttgtatatttttgcaatgtcgaaatctttgatttcggtgatggttaggttaggttggattagctttggtgaggtaagcgagttttttgtatatttttgcaacgtcgaattctttgattttggtgatagtttggttaggtagggttagatttggtgaggtgagcacgttttctgtatatttttgcaatgtcgaattcttggatttcggtgatggttgggtaaggttgggtaaggtttggtgaggtaagcgagttttttgtatatttttgcaatgtcgaaatcattgatttcagtgatggtatggtaaggttggattaggtttggtaaggttatcgagttttgtgaataacttacaatctcgaaatctttgatttcggtgatcggtaggttaggttgggtgaggtttggtgaggttaccgagttttgttaataacttagaatctcgaattttttgatttcggtgacggttggATTATAAGGTTTGGATTATTAGGTTCTGGttgtttagcgagttttttttatatttttgctttttctTTCTTTGATTCAAtgataattctttgatttcaatgatagttaggttaggttggattaggtttggtgaggttagcgagttttttgtatagttttgcaatgtcgaattctttgattttgttgatatttaggttagattgggttaggtttggtgaggttagcacgttttgtgtaagtttttgcaatgtcgaattctttgattttggtaatatttaggttaggttgggcttggtttggtgaggttagcgagttttgtgcaaatcttacaatctcgaattctttgatttcagtgatggttgggttaggttgggttaggtttcgtaaggttatagagttttgtgaataacttacaatctcgaattctttgatttcggtcaaggttaggttaggttgggttaggtttggtgagttgagcacgttttttgtatatttttgcaatgtcgaattcttggatttcggtgatggttaggttaggttgtgttaggtttggtatggttattgagttttgtgaataactttcaatctcgaattctttgatttcggtgatggtttggttaggttggattaggtttggtgaggtaagcgagttttttgtatatttttgctatgtcgaatccttttatttcaatgatagttaggtaaggttgggttaggtttgatgaggatagcaatttttttgtatatttttgcaatgtcgaaatctttgatttcggtgatgggaaggttaggttgggtgaggtttggtgtggttaccgagttttgtgcaaatcttgaattctttgttttcagtgatgataaggttaggttggattaggtttggtaatgttatcgagttttgtgaattactttaaatctcgaattctttgatttcggtgatggtaaggttaggtaggattaggtttggtgaggttagcgagttttttgtatattttagctatGTCAAATCCTTTGACTTcattgatagttaggttaggttgggttaggttttgtaaggttatcgagttttgtgaatattttacaacgtcgaattcttttatttcggtgatggttaggttgggttgggttagatttggtgaggttagcacgttttgtgtatttttgtcgaattcttggattttggtgatggttaggtgaggtggggttaggtttggtgaggttatcgagttttgtgaataactttcaatctcgaattttttgatttcggtcatggtaaggttaagttgggtttcgTTTTTTGAGTTGAGCGAGATTTGTGAAAaacgtacaatctcgaattctttgatttcggtgatggttaggtaaggttgggttaggttaggtggggtaaggtttggtgaggttatcgagttttgtgaataacttacaacctcgaattctttgatttcggtcatggttaggttaagttgggtttggtttgttggAGTACCAAGTATTGTTAAAAacgtacaatctcaaattctttgatttcggttatggttaggttaggttggattattAGGTTTGGgtagtttagcgagttttttgtatatttttgctatgtcgaattctttgatttcaatggtagttaggttaggttgggttaggtttggtgagtaagcgagttttttgtatatttttgcattgtcgaattctttaatttcaatgatagttaggttaggttgctttgttttgatgaggttagcgatttttttgtatatttttgaaatatcgaaatctttgatttcggtgatgggaaggtgaggttgggttaggtttggtgaggtaagcgagttttatgtatatttttgcaatgtcgaattctttgatttcggtgatagttagcttaggttgggttagctttggtgaggtgagcacgttttgtgtatatttttgcaatgtcgaattcttggatttaagtgatggttaggttaggttgagttaggtttgatgaggttagcgagttttttgtatatttttgcaatgtcgaaatctttgatttcggtgatcggtaggttaggttgggtgaggtttggtgaggttaccgagttttgtgaaatcttacaatctcgaattctttgatttcagtgatggttaggttaggttgggttaggtttggtaaggttatcgagttttgttaataacttacaatctcgaattctttgatttcggtgacggttggATTATAAGGTTTGGATTATTAGGTTCTGGttgtttagcgagtttttttatatttttgctttttctTTCTTTGATTCAAtgataattctttgatttcaatgatagttaggttaggttggattaggtttggtgaggttagcgaattttttgtatagttttgcaatgtcgaattctttgattttgttgatagttaggttagattgggttaggtttggtgaggtaagcacgttttgtgtaagtttttgcaatgtcgaattctttgattttggtaatatttaggttaggttcggcttggtttggtgaggttagcgagttttgtgcaaatcttacaatctcgaattctttgatttcggtcatggttaggttaggttgggttaggtttggtgaggttaccgagttttgtgtaaatcttacaatctagaattctttgatttcggtgatggttaggttaggttgggttatgtttggtaaggttatcgagttttgtgaatattttacaatgtcgaattcttttatttcggtgatggataggttcggttggtttaggtttggtgaggttatcgagttttgtgaataacgtacaatctcgaattctttgatttcggtgatggttaggttaggttgggttagattaggtggggttaggtttggtgaggttatcgagtttggttaattactaacaatctcgaattctttgatttcggtcatggtaaggttaggttggattaggttttgtgaggttagcgagttttttgtatatatttgctatgtcgaattctttgatttcggtgatagtaaggttaggttgggttaggtttggtgaggttagcacgttttgtgaatatttttgcaatttcgaattcttggatttcggtgatggttaagttaggttgggttagctttggtaaggtaagcgagttttttgtatattttcgcaatgttgaaatctttgatttcggtgatcggtaggttaggttgggtgaggtttggtgaggttaccgagttttgtgcaaatctaacaatctcgattcTTTAATTAAgaagatggttgggttaggttgggttaggtttggtaaggttatcgagttttgtgaatattttacaatgtcgaattcttttatttcggtgatggataggttaggttggttatggtttggtgaggttagcgagttttgtgaataacgaacattctcgaattctttgatttcggtgatggtgaagttaggttgggttaggtttggtgaggttacagagttttgtgttaatcttataatctcgaattctttgatttcggtgatggttaggttaggttgggttaggtttggtaaggttagcgagatttgtgaataacgtacaatctcgaattcttagatttcggtgatggttaggttaggttgggtaaggttaggtggggttaggtttggtgaggttatcgagttttgttaattactaacaatctcgaattctttgatttcagtgatggttgggtttggttgggttaggttaggtggggttaggtttagtgaggttatcgagttttgttaataactaacaatctcgaattctttgatttcggtgatggtaaggttaggttgggttaggttaggtggggtaaggtttggtgaggttatcgagttttgtgaataactttcaatcccgaattttttgatttcggtcatggtaaggttaagttgggtttcgTTTTTTGAGTTTAGCAAGATTTGtgaaaaacttacaatctcgaattctttgatttcggtgatggtgaggttaggttgggttaggtttggtgaggttaccaagttttgtgtaaaccttacaatctcgaattctttgatttcggtgatggttaggttaggttgggttaggtttggtaaggtgtcGGGGATTCGGACACATTGCGGTAGAATGCGCCAGCAAACAAGACAGAAGCAAAGAATGCAACAAGTGCGGTCAGGAAGGCCATAAAGCTGTGATTTGTAAGAACGACCCACACTGCAGCATTTGTGAAGGAGAAAAAATAAGCAGCGGTCATCAGACTGGTAGTCGAAGCTGTGCAGCCCTCCGGACTGCTCTGAAAGGACGAACACAACAATGATCCGCATACTCCAGATCAATCTGAATGGATGCCAGGCGGCGCAGGATGTGATGATACAGACAGCAGAGGAGCGGCGAGCGGACCTCGTGATTGTGTCTGAACAGTACCGCAACATTCCTCATCGATGGTATTCGGATGCAAGCTCAAGATCTGCAATCTACACACCAACTGCCCACCTGCGAATCACGAATGCTGTTTCAATTGGCGTCCAAGGCTGGACGTGGGTGGAGATGAGGGGAGTGAGGTTCTATAGCTGCTATTTTTCTCCTAGTGCAACAATAGAGGAGTTCAAGAGAGATCTCGTCTGCCTTGAAGATGACGTGAGAACATCGACCTTACCTGTTGTCGTTGCCGGAGATTTTAACTCAAAAGCTCCAGAGTGGGGCTCTCAAAAAACGGATCGCAGAGGTATTTTACTCTCTGAAATGGCATCGCATTTACATCTGCATGCGGCCAACGTAGGAAGTGCTTACACGTTCGTTCGGGGCAGCACCGGATCGGTCATCGATGTCACATTTGCAGGTGAAACAATAATTGGCAGGATCCGAAAATGGCAAGTGCTTGACAGCTACTCTCACAGCGACCATCGCTACATTGGCTTCGAGTTGGAAGATCGCCTCGCCGGGCCACAAATGTTACCTTCTAGTTCTGGCTGGGGAGCTCGTAAGCTGGACATCGTAGCTTTGGACGAAGCCGTTGCAGAACTAAGatcaaaagtgactgacgtcgcaagcagcggggttggagccgaagacattgccaactcattaaatgacctattgagtgagagctgcgacgcatcgatgccgagacgcggaggtaaaaagaggcgcccggtcttctggtggaccgaaaacatcgccatacttcgccgcgagtgcttaacctgcagacgccgagcacaacgacggtcaagcaatgaacagcacagagtgaaatatcaagaagccaggatagctttacgaaaagctataaaagaaagtaaagagagatgctggaaagagctctgcaaatcgattgatgtgaatccgtgggggagcccatataagatcataaggaaaaagctccgaattggaactgtcgatccatatcttgaaaataaggcgagtcttgaattggtcatagatggcctctttccgcaacacccagtgatggaaagacgatcggcgagcagtactggtgatgagatgccgattttcacggaggaagaagtcgtagcagccgccaaacgaataaatattgaaaaggcgccgggaccggactgcattccaaacgcagttattaaaagaattgccttgagcgatcctgcgttgctgttgacgaccttcaatgcttgtctgtcggaaggaacctttccaaaaccatggaaaagacaaaaactcgtgctgatttcaaaaggaaagggaggcccaccaggaccttcatcatacaggccactctgcctacttgacggggtaggaaagttactagagagacttctcctacagcgactacaacaacagctagaaaacagcgacacaggactgtcatcgcagcaatttggatttcgacccggtcgctcaactattgacgcgatcagtgaagtcgtaaacaccgtaagacttgcatggcgtgggagcgtcaaggcgagcaaacatgttgtgatgatcgcgctcgacataaaaaatgcattcaacactgccaactggggaaggactctcgatgcattagtcactatcaatgctccggaaaaacttatcaagatgatcgagagctatttttcggacagaatccttctgtatgaatgcatgggcaaaaaatacgaacgatcagtcactgcgggcgtaccacagggatcggtcctgggcccggcgctttggaatgtaatgtacgacggcttgttgaagatcccaatgccagatgaaacgagcctggtcgcctttgctgacgatgtcgcgttgcttgtcaccgcaaagaacacaacatctttacgcctaagaagcga
Coding sequences:
- the LOC143912390 gene encoding uncharacterized protein LOC143912390: MIRILQINLNGCQAAQDVMIQTAEERRADLVIVSEQYRNIPHRWYSDASSRSAIYTPTAHLRITNAVSIGVQGWTWVEMRGVRFYSCYFSPSATIEEFKRDLVCLEDDVRTSTLPVVVAGDFNSKAPEWGSQKTDRRGILLSEMASHLHLHAANVGSAYTFVRGSTGSVIDVTFAGETIIGRIRKWQVLDSYSHSDHRYIGFELEDRLAGPQMLPSSSGWGARKLDIVALDEAVAELRSKCNQVPIEKSTTTVNVVSEGLDSFYILHKSTSTIVIYSWNWRQETDLGFISSAQYRWLRKTYRYQQQLRC